The Nitrospira sp. genome contains a region encoding:
- a CDS encoding MFS transporter, which translates to MQGRSGPLSCSPTTAEKSEHTSVEYRPLLLTRDFGLVWSGQLISQVGDGISKLALLWFVYAVTGSPLKTSIIGLLQTIPPIVLGPIIGVYVDRLPKKLLLISSDLLRALLIGLIPCLIPVESFTVSVLYVLVLLHAIATAVFGPALTAAVPAFVPKKQFTAANALLQGTTSLGIVFGPALSGLGIAAYGSQEVLCINAATYIISAACLALVRFGTPVTSTPSLASKPTMLQDLVEGFRYSVVTQPKLLLLTGTAALYTFGTSALTALFPVFARKMLGLGPIEVGYLWSALGVGLLLTSIGLLWVTDWRVKDRMRLIMGTSVLSGAALCALTLTLDPYVAGFLMGLIGCGMGAFTPIAWGIIQELTPGQMVGRVLGLYGTGAMTAAIGGISAFGWIMEQQGPETGVLGIGLVLMVTALVATRMSRASAG; encoded by the coding sequence ATGCAGGGCCGCTCCGGCCCCTTGTCCTGCTCTCCCACGACAGCGGAGAAATCAGAGCACACCTCGGTCGAATATCGTCCGCTGCTTCTGACTCGTGATTTCGGACTTGTCTGGTCCGGACAACTCATCTCTCAAGTCGGCGACGGCATCTCCAAACTGGCCCTTCTGTGGTTCGTTTATGCCGTTACCGGATCCCCGCTCAAGACTTCAATCATCGGTCTTTTGCAGACGATTCCTCCGATCGTGCTGGGCCCGATCATCGGGGTGTATGTCGATCGCCTTCCGAAAAAGCTCCTGCTGATCAGCAGCGACTTGCTGCGCGCATTGCTGATCGGGTTGATTCCTTGCCTCATTCCTGTTGAATCCTTTACGGTCTCAGTACTCTATGTGCTGGTTCTGTTGCACGCGATTGCAACGGCGGTGTTCGGACCCGCCCTCACCGCGGCGGTGCCGGCGTTCGTCCCAAAGAAGCAATTCACGGCGGCCAATGCCCTCCTCCAAGGCACCACGAGTCTCGGCATTGTGTTCGGTCCTGCGCTCAGCGGGTTGGGTATTGCCGCGTATGGATCTCAAGAAGTCTTATGCATCAACGCCGCGACCTACATCATTTCGGCGGCGTGCCTTGCGCTGGTTCGTTTCGGCACCCCTGTCACAAGTACGCCTTCTCTTGCGTCGAAGCCGACAATGCTGCAGGATCTGGTCGAGGGGTTTCGCTACAGTGTGGTCACCCAGCCAAAGCTGTTGCTATTAACCGGCACCGCAGCTCTCTACACGTTCGGCACCAGTGCGCTGACCGCGCTGTTCCCTGTATTTGCGCGAAAAATGCTCGGGCTGGGTCCGATCGAGGTCGGATATCTCTGGTCGGCGCTCGGTGTCGGATTGTTGCTCACGTCGATCGGACTGCTCTGGGTGACCGACTGGAGAGTCAAGGATCGCATGCGGCTGATTATGGGCACGAGTGTCTTGAGCGGCGCCGCCCTCTGCGCCTTGACCTTGACGCTCGATCCCTATGTCGCCGGCTTTCTCATGGGACTGATCGGCTGTGGAATGGGTGCCTTTACCCCGATTGCTTGGGGCATCATCCAGGAGCTGACGCCGGGTCAGATGGTCGGGCGAGTCTTGGGACTTTATGGAACCGGTGCCATGACCGCCGCTATCGGCGGGATCTCCGCGTTCGGATGGATCATGGAACAACAAGGCCCTGAAACCGGTGTGCTTGGGATCGGCCTTGTTCTGATGGTGACGGCGCTGGTTGCCACGCGAATGAGTCGAGCGAGCGCCGGATAG
- a CDS encoding efflux RND transporter periplasmic adaptor subunit: MTADPQEPTRQVPVNEVVSPHTAPPSTHRRAESLPELRLPAAITPFSARPKRSRLPWLIGITLIMLIGGGGIRLWWTWGTPPIQYKTALVDRGPITAIVTATGTINPVVSVQVGSQVSGKESQLFADFNSQVSKGQILAQIDQKPFKARLSQARAAVKSARGNLAKANVVAIQRKREFDRMAALRPQAFVSQADVDLAETNYRDAAANVDVLQAQLDQVQAALASAELDLGYTTIYSPVNGIVVSRNVDVGQTLAAAFQTPILFVIAQDLTQMQVNASVSESDIGGVTEGKPANFRVDAYPKRFFEGIVTQVRNAPISVQNVVTYDVVITVANPELKLKPGMTANVTIVTAQKENPLRVPTGALRFRMPNVPIDKKATRVWALGGDNQPRQVDVTTGIADSLSTEITDGVLHQGDRVIVGIETEEEQAQRKLPPGFEPGRGMR; this comes from the coding sequence GAAGTCGTTTCCCCCCACACCGCTCCTCCATCAACACATCGGCGTGCCGAGTCATTGCCTGAGCTGAGACTACCGGCCGCAATTACTCCGTTCTCCGCGCGACCGAAGCGATCTCGTCTGCCCTGGCTGATCGGCATCACGTTGATCATGCTCATTGGCGGAGGGGGAATCCGGTTGTGGTGGACATGGGGAACTCCTCCGATCCAGTACAAGACAGCCCTGGTCGATCGAGGACCGATCACTGCGATTGTGACCGCGACCGGTACGATCAACCCGGTCGTCTCCGTACAGGTCGGCAGTCAAGTGTCCGGCAAAGAGTCGCAACTCTTCGCTGATTTCAACTCCCAGGTCTCGAAAGGACAGATCCTGGCGCAGATCGATCAAAAGCCGTTCAAGGCCCGCCTGAGTCAAGCGCGCGCCGCGGTGAAAAGCGCCAGGGGCAACCTCGCCAAAGCCAACGTGGTGGCGATACAGCGCAAGCGGGAATTCGATCGCATGGCAGCGCTGCGTCCGCAGGCGTTCGTCTCCCAAGCGGACGTGGATCTCGCTGAAACCAACTACCGGGACGCGGCGGCCAACGTCGACGTCTTGCAGGCCCAGCTCGATCAGGTTCAGGCGGCATTAGCCTCGGCGGAGCTGGACCTCGGCTACACCACCATCTATTCGCCGGTGAACGGCATTGTGGTGTCGCGCAACGTGGACGTGGGCCAAACCTTAGCTGCCGCGTTCCAGACACCCATCCTCTTCGTGATCGCCCAAGACCTGACCCAGATGCAGGTGAATGCGAGCGTCAGTGAATCGGACATCGGCGGCGTGACTGAAGGCAAGCCGGCCAACTTCCGGGTGGACGCATATCCCAAACGGTTCTTCGAAGGAATCGTCACGCAAGTGAGAAATGCGCCCATCAGCGTTCAAAACGTGGTCACCTACGATGTCGTGATCACGGTGGCCAACCCGGAGCTGAAACTCAAGCCCGGCATGACGGCAAACGTCACGATCGTGACAGCCCAGAAAGAGAACCCCCTCCGTGTTCCGACAGGTGCACTACGGTTCAGGATGCCGAACGTTCCGATCGACAAGAAGGCCACCCGGGTGTGGGCGCTCGGCGGGGATAACCAGCCTCGCCAGGTGGACGTCACAACCGGCATTGCCGACTCGCTCTCCACTGAGATTACGGACGGTGTGCTGCACCAAGGAGACCGCGTGATCGTAGGCATTGAGACGGAAGAGGAGCAGGCCCAGAGAAAATTACCGCCGGGCTTCGAGCCGGGTCGGGGGATGAGATGA
- a CDS encoding BON domain-containing protein has protein sequence MSKSSRAVIILSLSLFLIGPMGACPAFSESQEKEGAPDKPASRPPQAPAASDNQPAPSKPSTEPKAQSQPAPPKGDSSADHKEVTSDKPASRPPQSPATSDGQPVPPKLSTEPKAQSQPTPKGDSSTDHKEVTPDKPASRPAHPPAAADSQAAPHKPTEAKPQTQPAPAVKADPPPDKEKDLTETKEKEPVVKKPLGSLILSVKLALMGDSRLFRYEIEVEDDQQTITLTGRICSEEEKAVATEVAQTVHGVKAVVNKLSLEKDLAKALVKKQDEILTSMVKERFAKSATLKAANFEVKTEEGVVQLNGTVRFQVIALEAAEAARQVPGVRAVNTDKIRLEGES, from the coding sequence ATGAGCAAGTCGTCACGAGCAGTGATTATTCTGAGCCTGAGCCTGTTCTTGATTGGACCGATGGGTGCGTGCCCCGCGTTCTCTGAATCTCAGGAAAAGGAGGGTGCGCCGGATAAACCCGCTTCGCGTCCGCCACAGGCTCCGGCGGCTTCCGACAATCAGCCCGCTCCTTCCAAACCATCAACGGAACCCAAGGCGCAATCTCAACCTGCTCCTCCGAAAGGTGATTCGTCGGCCGATCACAAAGAGGTGACGTCGGACAAACCCGCTTCGCGACCGCCACAGTCTCCGGCAACCTCCGACGGTCAGCCCGTTCCTCCCAAACTTTCAACGGAACCCAAGGCGCAGTCTCAACCTACTCCGAAGGGTGATTCGTCGACGGATCATAAAGAGGTGACGCCGGACAAACCCGCTTCGCGTCCGGCACATCCTCCCGCCGCTGCCGACAGTCAAGCCGCTCCGCACAAGCCTACTGAAGCCAAGCCACAAACCCAACCTGCTCCTGCCGTGAAGGCCGATCCACCGCCTGACAAGGAGAAAGATCTCACTGAGACGAAGGAAAAAGAACCCGTCGTCAAGAAGCCGCTGGGATCACTGATCCTGTCCGTCAAACTGGCTCTGATGGGTGATTCACGGCTGTTCCGCTACGAGATTGAAGTGGAAGACGATCAGCAAACGATTACCCTGACAGGGCGTATCTGCAGCGAAGAGGAGAAAGCCGTTGCGACGGAGGTTGCACAGACGGTTCACGGCGTCAAGGCTGTCGTCAACAAGCTTTCTTTGGAGAAGGACCTGGCGAAAGCGTTGGTGAAGAAGCAGGATGAAATCCTCACCTCCATGGTCAAAGAACGTTTCGCCAAAAGTGCCACGTTGAAAGCTGCGAACTTCGAGGTGAAGACGGAGGAGGGCGTCGTTCAGCTCAATGGGACGGTGCGCTTCCAAGTTATTGCGTTGGAGGCGGCTGAGGCTGCCCGTCAGGTTCCGGGAGTTCGAGCGGTCAACACCGACAAGATTCGGCTGGAGGGTGAGAGCTGA
- a CDS encoding ABC transporter permease yields the protein MPFLWLTFLSALRILRRNPLRAGLTMLGIIIGIGAVVAMVGLGQGATASVQAEISSLGTNVLIIVPGATTVGGVRGGLGSISTLTVDDAEDIENKIVGVTTVMYGTRSVLQVIRENKNWSTIVFGTTPVFPEIRNWPIAQGHFFTQSDLDSAGKVAVLGKTVVQNLFEPGEDVVGSEIRIRNVPLTIIGVLEPKGQSITGQDQDDFVVVPFSTAERKVLGTKFLGTVGIILVATHTRYEIPAVADDIKDLLRVKHRLHQSEEDDFTIRTMEDIAKTIAGTSRTMMLMLMSIASISLIVGGIGIMNILLVSVTERTREIGLRMAVGAKRTHILLQFLIEAIIMTAIGGMLGVGMGIGIARLLTVIIGWPTIINVEAIVVSFLFSLVVGLFFGLYPANKASRMNPIEALHYE from the coding sequence ATGCCCTTTCTCTGGCTCACCTTCCTTTCCGCCCTTCGGATTCTCCGCCGCAATCCGTTGCGAGCAGGCCTGACGATGCTCGGCATCATCATCGGTATCGGCGCCGTCGTTGCCATGGTCGGCCTCGGACAGGGCGCCACGGCCTCCGTGCAGGCTGAAATCTCGAGCCTGGGCACGAATGTGCTGATTATTGTCCCCGGAGCCACCACTGTCGGCGGCGTCCGTGGGGGGCTCGGCTCCATTTCGACGCTGACGGTCGACGATGCGGAGGACATAGAGAACAAAATCGTCGGTGTCACGACGGTCATGTACGGCACACGATCAGTTCTTCAAGTCATCCGGGAGAATAAGAACTGGAGCACGATCGTCTTCGGGACCACGCCGGTCTTCCCAGAAATTCGGAATTGGCCCATCGCCCAAGGACATTTTTTCACCCAGTCGGACCTCGATTCAGCCGGCAAAGTTGCCGTCTTGGGCAAAACCGTCGTGCAGAATCTGTTCGAACCGGGAGAAGACGTCGTCGGGAGTGAGATCCGCATCAGAAATGTTCCTCTCACAATCATCGGGGTCCTGGAGCCGAAAGGCCAATCTATCACGGGCCAAGATCAAGATGATTTCGTCGTGGTCCCGTTCTCTACGGCTGAACGCAAGGTCTTGGGAACGAAATTTCTAGGAACCGTCGGGATCATCCTCGTGGCAACTCACACCAGATACGAAATCCCCGCTGTTGCGGATGACATCAAGGACTTGTTGCGCGTGAAGCATCGACTGCACCAATCTGAAGAAGACGACTTTACGATTCGCACCATGGAGGATATCGCGAAGACCATCGCCGGCACCAGCCGGACCATGATGCTCATGTTGATGAGCATTGCCTCGATTTCGCTGATCGTCGGCGGGATCGGCATCATGAATATCCTGCTCGTCTCAGTGACGGAACGGACAAGGGAGATTGGGTTGCGAATGGCTGTCGGCGCAAAACGGACCCATATTCTATTACAGTTTCTCATTGAAGCGATCATCATGACCGCGATCGGGGGGATGCTCGGAGTAGGAATGGGAATCGGGATCGCCCGCTTGCTCACGGTCATCATCGGCTGGCCGACCATCATCAACGTTGAAGCGATAGTAGTCTCGTTTCTGTTCTCGCTGGTTGTCGGCCTGTTCTTCGGCCTCTATCCAGCGAACAAAGCCTCGAGAATGAACCCGATCGAAGCGCTGCACTATGAATAG
- the mgtA gene encoding magnesium-translocating P-type ATPase, which yields MNSREPAFWSMPADELLSRLQSTPEGLRTEEAQERQSRYLSSRLKPRRDAHPLSILGAQFRSPIILILILAALVSLFLSDATDAAIILAIILVSALLGFWQEHGAVKAVSTLLALVHITTEVWRDGRKVEVPIDDIVPGDVVELTAGSSIPGDGLLLEAKDLFVDEAALTGESFPTEKHAGILTESAPLGSRTNSIFMGSHVVSGQAKAVILHIGRETEFGRLAQHLQFRPPETEFERGLRRFGYLLMEVTLLLVFAIFAINVYLHRPALDSFLFSMALAVGLTPQLLPAIISVNLSHGAKRMAQRKVIVKRLASIENFGSMNVLCSDKTGTLTEGMMRLHAALDLGGLSSERVLFHASLNAIYETGFINPLDEALRTQCVADLSGYRKLDEVPYDFLRKRLSILVATPTTHLLITKGAVEPTLTVCTSAELPDGTTVSMDGCREKIRQQFQDLNRQGLRTLGLAYRDLGETPRIDKTHEADMTFLGLLVFTDPVRPDTAETITALRHLGVALKVITGDHRLVASHVSQQVGMDHQRLLTGQDLRQMTDQALLQRVNEIDVFAEVEPNQKDRIILALKRAGNVVGYIGDGINDAPALHAADVGISVESAVDVAKDAADIVLLETNLAVLVQGVREGRTTFANTLKYVFMATSANFGNMFSMAGASLFLPFLPLLPKQILLTNLLTDIPEMTIATDSVDHELIDQPKRWDIGFIRKFMLTFGFVSSVFDYLTFGALLFVLHASQDQFRTGWFVESVISASAIVLVIRTRRPFLASRPGKYLVLATLAVVGTTLLLPYAPVAAPLGLTPMPLSFLLLLAAILVSYILTAELVKRRFYSGAEVRSEASRVQDNVSSTW from the coding sequence ATGAATAGTCGAGAACCGGCCTTCTGGAGTATGCCTGCGGATGAACTCCTCAGCCGACTCCAATCGACGCCTGAGGGGCTTCGTACCGAGGAGGCACAAGAGCGCCAATCACGATACCTGTCGTCCCGACTCAAACCACGTCGTGACGCTCACCCGCTGTCCATTCTTGGCGCGCAATTTCGCAGTCCGATCATCCTTATCCTGATTTTGGCCGCCCTGGTTTCGCTTTTTCTGTCCGATGCGACCGATGCCGCTATTATCTTGGCAATTATCCTGGTGAGCGCCTTGCTCGGGTTCTGGCAAGAGCACGGCGCCGTGAAAGCCGTGTCGACATTGCTCGCACTGGTTCATATCACCACTGAGGTGTGGCGAGACGGACGGAAGGTCGAGGTCCCGATCGACGACATCGTCCCCGGCGATGTCGTCGAACTCACAGCCGGGTCCAGCATTCCGGGAGACGGCTTGCTTCTTGAGGCCAAGGATCTCTTCGTCGATGAAGCGGCTTTGACGGGAGAAAGTTTTCCGACGGAAAAGCATGCCGGGATCTTGACCGAATCGGCCCCATTGGGGTCAAGGACCAACAGCATCTTCATGGGCAGCCATGTGGTGAGCGGACAGGCGAAGGCTGTGATCCTTCATATCGGCCGGGAGACGGAATTCGGCCGGCTGGCCCAACACCTCCAGTTTCGGCCTCCTGAGACCGAGTTTGAACGAGGGTTGAGGCGATTCGGCTATCTGTTGATGGAAGTAACCTTGTTGCTCGTGTTCGCCATCTTCGCCATCAACGTATACCTCCACAGACCGGCACTGGATTCGTTTTTGTTTTCCATGGCTCTCGCCGTAGGCCTCACTCCGCAACTTCTGCCGGCCATCATCAGCGTGAATCTTTCTCATGGAGCGAAACGTATGGCCCAGCGGAAGGTGATCGTCAAACGCCTCGCGTCCATCGAAAACTTCGGGAGCATGAACGTGCTCTGCTCGGACAAGACCGGCACGCTCACCGAAGGCATGATGCGACTACATGCGGCGCTCGATTTGGGAGGTCTCTCCAGCGAGCGCGTCCTCTTCCATGCCTCTCTCAACGCAATCTATGAGACCGGGTTCATCAATCCGCTGGATGAGGCACTTCGGACACAGTGCGTTGCTGATCTATCGGGATACCGGAAGCTGGACGAGGTACCGTACGACTTTCTCCGTAAACGACTGTCCATTCTGGTGGCCACACCCACGACCCACCTCCTGATTACGAAAGGCGCGGTGGAGCCGACGCTGACCGTCTGCACCAGTGCGGAATTGCCGGACGGAACGACGGTTTCCATGGACGGATGTCGCGAGAAGATCCGACAGCAGTTTCAGGACCTGAACCGACAAGGGCTCCGAACACTGGGCCTGGCGTATCGAGACTTGGGCGAAACGCCTCGTATCGACAAGACGCATGAAGCGGACATGACGTTCCTTGGGCTCTTGGTCTTCACGGATCCGGTCAGGCCTGACACGGCAGAAACGATCACAGCCTTACGGCATCTGGGCGTCGCACTGAAAGTCATCACGGGTGACCACCGGCTTGTCGCTTCTCATGTCAGCCAACAGGTGGGGATGGACCATCAGCGGCTCTTGACCGGACAGGACCTTCGTCAGATGACGGACCAAGCCCTGCTCCAACGGGTCAACGAGATCGATGTATTTGCAGAAGTGGAACCGAATCAGAAAGATCGGATCATTCTTGCGCTAAAGCGGGCGGGCAACGTGGTGGGCTATATCGGCGACGGCATCAACGACGCGCCGGCCTTGCATGCGGCAGATGTCGGCATCTCCGTCGAAAGCGCCGTCGATGTGGCGAAGGATGCCGCGGACATTGTCTTGTTGGAAACAAACCTGGCCGTGTTGGTGCAAGGAGTCCGTGAAGGACGGACGACCTTCGCCAACACGCTCAAGTATGTCTTCATGGCGACCAGCGCCAACTTCGGCAATATGTTCAGTATGGCCGGCGCCTCACTGTTCCTGCCGTTTCTCCCCCTGCTGCCGAAACAGATTCTCTTGACCAATTTGCTGACTGACATTCCCGAGATGACGATCGCCACCGACAGCGTCGACCATGAACTGATCGATCAGCCGAAACGCTGGGACATCGGCTTCATTCGCAAATTCATGCTGACGTTCGGGTTCGTCAGCTCAGTTTTCGACTATCTGACATTCGGGGCGCTGCTGTTCGTTCTACACGCGTCCCAGGACCAATTCAGGACCGGATGGTTCGTGGAGTCGGTCATCTCGGCATCGGCCATCGTGCTGGTGATTCGCACGAGACGACCCTTCCTCGCCAGCAGGCCGGGGAAGTATCTCGTGCTGGCCACTCTCGCGGTCGTCGGCACAACGCTGCTCCTTCCCTATGCGCCGGTCGCCGCACCACTCGGACTGACGCCGATGCCGCTGTCCTTTCTTCTACTCTTGGCAGCGATCCTCGTCAGCTATATTCTGACCGCTGAGTTGGTGAAGCGGCGCTTTTATTCGGGGGCTGAGGTTCGTTCTGAGGCAAGTCGCGTACAGGACAACGTCTCGTCTACATGGTGA
- a CDS encoding amylo-alpha-1,6-glucosidase, with the protein MNDVIRWNDQYYILASSSFAEGRTEVLKQGETFAVFDRYGDIHQVLPGPQGLYHEGTRFLSRFELSMGTQRPMLLSATVKEDNALFRVDLTNPDLMIEGQKPLPRGTLHLCRTRFLWQGTCHERIHVHNYGVTRIPLLLTITMDADFADLFEARGRQRLRRGEKLNTVRSKTGLVFGYKGLDAVIRRTHVRCSPAPKRVTSDGFRIESRVPPHAGMTWDIAVSCEIKQRRSRVSLSYNRACNDTEHALQDAKACDAHVYTANEQFNHWLNRSLADLHMLISKTPQGLYPYAGVPWFSVPFGRDGIITALQMLWVNPAVARGVLGFLAETQATEVRPEQDAEVGKILHETRRGEMAALGEIPFGRYYGSVDATPLFIVLAGAYYERSGDRGFLTKLWPHIQRALQWIDRHGDSTGMGFTTYARRSADGLVHQGWKDSHDAIFHADGTPADGPIALCEVQAYVYQAKRTAADLAWLLGDIDQADRLLKEAESLRERFERAFWCEEINSYALALDGKGRPCRVRSSNAGHCLYGGIAGQERGLRTARTLLSEDFFSGWGIRTIATSEARYNPMSYHNGSVWPHDNAIVAAGMANYGYKQGAMQVLAGLFDSSLFLELYRLPELFCGFSRRPGESPTLYPTACAPQAWAAGSGFLLLQACLGLRIDAPRRLVSFVRPALPPFLERVEIRNLSVGAARLDLVLDRHENEVALRVARRVGEVEVVLTM; encoded by the coding sequence ATGAACGATGTTATTCGATGGAACGATCAATATTACATCCTCGCGTCATCCTCGTTTGCGGAGGGCCGCACGGAAGTCTTGAAGCAGGGCGAGACCTTCGCGGTGTTTGACCGCTACGGCGATATTCACCAAGTGCTCCCTGGTCCGCAGGGTCTCTATCATGAGGGGACACGCTTCCTATCCCGATTTGAGCTCTCGATGGGGACGCAGCGCCCGATGCTGCTCAGCGCAACCGTGAAGGAGGACAACGCACTGTTTCGGGTCGATCTCACCAATCCGGATCTGATGATAGAGGGGCAGAAGCCTCTGCCGCGCGGCACCCTCCATCTGTGCCGAACCCGGTTTCTCTGGCAAGGGACCTGTCATGAGCGCATCCACGTTCATAACTACGGGGTCACACGAATTCCCCTCTTACTCACCATCACCATGGATGCGGATTTCGCCGATCTCTTCGAGGCGAGAGGCCGGCAGCGGCTCCGTCGCGGAGAAAAGCTCAACACGGTTCGATCGAAGACCGGACTGGTATTTGGGTACAAAGGACTCGATGCGGTCATCCGTCGAACCCATGTCCGGTGTTCTCCCGCGCCGAAACGGGTGACATCCGATGGATTCCGTATTGAGTCGCGCGTTCCTCCGCACGCCGGGATGACATGGGACATCGCCGTTTCCTGCGAAATCAAGCAACGCCGGAGCCGGGTTTCTCTTTCCTACAACCGAGCATGCAATGACACAGAGCATGCTCTGCAGGACGCGAAGGCCTGCGATGCTCATGTTTATACGGCGAACGAGCAATTCAATCACTGGTTGAACCGGTCGCTTGCCGATCTTCATATGTTGATCTCGAAGACGCCACAGGGGCTCTATCCCTATGCCGGAGTGCCTTGGTTCAGCGTCCCGTTCGGCCGGGACGGTATTATCACGGCGTTGCAGATGCTCTGGGTGAATCCGGCTGTCGCGCGAGGGGTGCTGGGGTTTCTGGCGGAGACCCAGGCCACGGAGGTTCGGCCGGAACAGGATGCCGAGGTCGGAAAAATATTGCATGAGACGCGTCGAGGAGAGATGGCGGCGCTGGGAGAAATTCCCTTCGGCCGATACTACGGCAGCGTCGATGCCACGCCGTTGTTCATTGTTCTGGCGGGTGCGTACTACGAGCGAAGCGGCGATCGCGGGTTCCTCACGAAGCTCTGGCCGCATATTCAGCGGGCGCTCCAGTGGATCGATCGCCACGGCGACTCGACCGGTATGGGCTTTACCACCTATGCGCGGCGGTCCGCCGATGGACTGGTGCACCAAGGATGGAAAGACTCCCATGACGCCATCTTTCACGCGGACGGAACGCCTGCGGACGGGCCGATCGCGTTGTGCGAGGTCCAGGCCTATGTGTATCAAGCGAAGCGAACGGCGGCGGACTTGGCCTGGCTTCTGGGCGATATCGATCAAGCCGATCGTCTGCTGAAGGAGGCCGAATCACTTCGAGAACGGTTCGAGCGAGCGTTCTGGTGTGAGGAGATCAATTCCTACGCGCTTGCCTTGGACGGAAAAGGACGTCCCTGTCGTGTGCGCTCCTCGAACGCGGGTCATTGTCTGTATGGCGGCATCGCCGGGCAGGAACGAGGGCTGCGGACCGCGCGCACACTATTGAGCGAGGACTTTTTCAGTGGATGGGGCATCCGGACGATTGCGACTTCGGAGGCTCGGTATAACCCCATGTCCTACCATAACGGATCGGTATGGCCTCACGACAACGCCATCGTTGCAGCCGGTATGGCGAACTACGGCTATAAGCAAGGGGCCATGCAAGTCTTGGCAGGGCTCTTCGACAGCAGTCTGTTTCTTGAGCTCTATCGGCTGCCGGAATTGTTTTGCGGATTCTCCCGGCGCCCCGGAGAAAGTCCGACACTCTATCCGACGGCCTGCGCCCCACAGGCCTGGGCGGCCGGTTCCGGCTTCCTGCTGCTTCAAGCCTGTCTGGGTTTACGGATCGATGCCCCTCGCCGCCTCGTGAGTTTCGTCCGTCCCGCGCTCCCGCCGTTCCTCGAGCGAGTCGAGATTCGAAACCTCTCGGTCGGAGCCGCGCGTCTTGACCTCGTGCTCGATCGTCATGAAAACGAAGTGGCCTTGAGGGTAGCCCGCCGAGTCGGCGAGGTAGAGGTCGTCCTCACCATGTAG
- a CDS encoding MFS transporter translates to MSDVAVEAPATSSTPSRARGWELVKTRDFGFLFAGQTISQIGDSLNKVALLWFVYEMTGSALKMVVVGLLQTLPPLLFGPLIGVYLDRVRKKPVMIWVDLLRTLMVLLIPVLYAMDALTLDRLYVLVFATAIFSTVFGPALTSAVPLIVPKDRLIAANALMQTTTNVGLLVGPAVSGLGIALMGAQNVLYADAATFFISALCLFPVRMHETLDHLRTASKGLTEGITSDLLAGFRFVFVEQKTVTLLMLTATLYSVGISAFIFLLPVFAKDVLGVGPIQLGWLWSALGVGMLLASLGLTSITQGDVPWRLRFMSGALAVGGLAVAALGFLEAPVVAGALIAVIGGSTAMFTPLVWTMLQELTPSHLLGRVFTSFATGGMASSMAGMAGFGWAADTIGPAASLGGISLILLMTAATAWLFSFYKSHARVLAASPSGTFAS, encoded by the coding sequence ATGTCTGACGTAGCAGTTGAGGCGCCGGCGACTTCCTCCACTCCGAGCCGTGCTCGAGGCTGGGAATTAGTCAAAACCAGAGACTTCGGCTTTTTGTTCGCGGGCCAGACGATCTCGCAGATCGGCGACAGTCTCAACAAGGTGGCGCTGCTGTGGTTTGTGTACGAGATGACCGGATCCGCCCTCAAGATGGTGGTGGTGGGACTCCTTCAAACCTTGCCCCCGTTGCTGTTTGGGCCGTTGATCGGTGTCTATCTGGATCGCGTCCGAAAGAAGCCGGTTATGATCTGGGTCGATCTTCTTCGAACCCTGATGGTGCTCCTGATCCCTGTGCTCTATGCAATGGACGCCTTGACTCTCGATCGGCTCTACGTCCTTGTATTTGCAACCGCAATCTTTTCCACCGTCTTTGGGCCGGCCTTGACCTCTGCAGTACCCCTCATTGTGCCCAAGGATCGGCTTATCGCCGCCAACGCGCTCATGCAAACGACGACCAACGTCGGGCTTCTTGTAGGGCCTGCCGTCAGCGGTCTCGGGATCGCGCTCATGGGAGCGCAAAATGTGCTCTATGCCGACGCCGCGACGTTCTTCATCTCTGCACTGTGCTTGTTCCCCGTCCGCATGCACGAAACGCTCGACCACCTGCGTACGGCAAGCAAAGGATTGACCGAAGGTATCACGAGCGATCTGCTGGCGGGTTTCCGCTTCGTGTTCGTCGAACAGAAGACCGTCACGCTCCTCATGTTGACGGCGACTCTCTACAGCGTCGGCATCAGTGCGTTCATTTTCTTACTGCCAGTCTTTGCGAAGGACGTGCTGGGAGTGGGTCCGATCCAACTTGGATGGCTGTGGTCGGCGCTCGGCGTCGGGATGTTGCTCGCGTCCCTCGGTCTCACATCGATCACGCAGGGCGACGTACCATGGCGTCTGCGATTCATGTCCGGCGCGTTGGCGGTCGGCGGCCTTGCCGTGGCTGCGCTTGGTTTTCTTGAAGCCCCTGTCGTTGCCGGAGCCCTGATCGCGGTGATAGGTGGCAGTACCGCCATGTTTACACCGTTGGTTTGGACGATGCTTCAAGAATTGACACCCTCACATCTCCTCGGTCGAGTCTTCACAAGCTTCGCAACGGGAGGCATGGCGTCATCAATGGCCGGAATGGCTGGATTTGGATGGGCTGCCGATACGATCGGTCCTGCCGCCAGCTTAGGAGGAATCAGCCTCATTCTGCTCATGACGGCTGCCACCGCATGGTTGTTCAGCTTCTACAAGTCGCATGCACGAGTTTTGGCAGCTTCCCCGTCCGGCACCTTTGCCTCCTAA